In Sphingomonas sp., a single window of DNA contains:
- the serA gene encoding phosphoglycerate dehydrogenase gives MPKVLISDKMDPKAAQIFRERGVEVDEITGKTPDELKAIIGTYDGLAIRSSTKVTKDILEHATNLKVIGRAGIGVDNVDIPAASAKGVVVMNTPFGNSITTAEHAIALMFALARQLPEADVSTQAGKWEKNRFMGVELTGKTLGLIGAGNIGSIVADRAIGLRMRVIAYDPFLTPERALEMGVEKMTLDDLLLRADFITLHTPLTDQTRNILSRENLAKTKKGVRIINCARGGLIDEAALKDGLDSGHIGGAALDVFVQEPAKEHPLFGTPNFVATPHLGASTTEAQVNVAIQVAEQLADYLVTGGVTNALNVPSLSAEEAPRLKPYMALAEKLGGLVGQLAHGELTSIAIEVEGAAAELNQKPITSAVLAGLMRVHSDTVNMVNAPFLAKERGLDVREVRHDREGDYHTLVRVTVGTQAGDRSVAGTLFGNAAPRLVELFGIKVEADLAGHMLYIVNEDAPGFIGRLGTTLGEAGVNIGTFHLGRRSAGGEAILLLSVDEAVDDALLGKVRALPGVKTAMALGF, from the coding sequence ATGCCCAAGGTACTGATTTCCGACAAGATGGACCCCAAGGCCGCGCAGATCTTCCGCGAGCGCGGCGTCGAGGTCGACGAGATCACCGGCAAGACGCCGGACGAATTGAAGGCGATCATCGGCACCTATGACGGCCTCGCCATCCGCAGCTCGACCAAGGTCACCAAGGACATTCTCGAGCACGCAACCAACCTCAAGGTGATCGGCCGCGCCGGCATCGGCGTCGACAATGTCGATATCCCCGCGGCTTCGGCCAAGGGCGTGGTGGTGATGAACACCCCGTTCGGCAACTCGATCACGACGGCCGAGCATGCCATCGCGCTGATGTTCGCGCTCGCCCGCCAGCTGCCCGAGGCCGATGTTTCGACTCAGGCCGGCAAGTGGGAGAAGAACCGCTTCATGGGCGTCGAGCTGACCGGCAAGACGCTGGGCCTGATCGGTGCGGGCAATATCGGCTCGATCGTGGCGGACCGCGCCATCGGCCTGCGCATGCGGGTGATCGCCTATGATCCGTTCCTCACGCCCGAGCGTGCGCTGGAAATGGGCGTCGAGAAGATGACGCTCGACGATCTGCTGCTGCGCGCCGACTTCATCACGCTGCACACCCCGTTGACCGACCAGACCCGCAACATCCTCAGCCGCGAGAATCTCGCCAAGACCAAGAAGGGCGTGCGGATCATCAACTGCGCGCGCGGTGGCCTGATCGACGAGGCGGCGCTGAAGGACGGGCTCGATTCGGGCCATATCGGCGGCGCGGCGCTCGACGTGTTCGTGCAGGAGCCGGCCAAGGAACACCCGCTGTTCGGCACGCCCAACTTCGTCGCGACCCCGCACCTCGGCGCCTCGACCACCGAGGCGCAGGTCAATGTCGCGATCCAGGTCGCCGAGCAGCTCGCCGACTATCTGGTGACCGGCGGCGTCACCAACGCGCTCAACGTGCCGAGCCTCTCGGCCGAGGAAGCGCCGCGGCTGAAGCCCTATATGGCGCTGGCCGAGAAGCTGGGCGGCCTGGTCGGCCAGCTGGCGCATGGCGAGCTGACCAGCATCGCCATCGAAGTCGAGGGTGCGGCGGCCGAGCTCAACCAGAAGCCGATCACCAGCGCGGTGCTGGCGGGGCTGATGCGCGTCCATTCGGACACGGTGAACATGGTCAACGCGCCGTTCCTCGCCAAGGAGCGCGGTCTCGATGTGCGTGAGGTTCGTCATGATCGCGAAGGCGATTACCACACGCTGGTGCGCGTGACCGTCGGCACCCAGGCGGGCGACCGCTCGGTGGCGGGCACGCTGTTCGGCAATGCCGCGCCGCGCCTGGTCGAGCTGTTCGGCATCAAGGTCGAGGCCGATCTCGCCGGCCACATGCTCTACATCGTCAACGAGGACGCGCCGGGCTTCATCGGCCGCCTCGGCACCACGCTGGGTGAGGCGGGCGTCAACATCGGCACCTTCCATCTCGGCCGCCGCTCGGCCGGCGGCGAGGCGATCCTGCTGCTCTCGGTCGACGAGGCGGTGGACGACGCGCTGCTCGGCAAGGTCCGCGCGCTTCCGGGCGTGAAGACCGCCATGGCGCTCGGCTTCTGA
- a CDS encoding phosphoserine transaminase, whose translation MTDLTAADATLAPAKPATKPARPYFSSGPCAKPPGWSPEKLAIESLGRSHRSKLGKTRLQYCIDLMRELLRLPDTHRIGIVPGSDTGAFEMAMWTMLGARPVTTLAWESFGEGWVTDAVKQLKLDPTVLRADYGQLPDLKTVDWSNDVLFTWNGTTSGVRVPNGDWIADDREGLSFADATSAVFAYDLPWDKIDVATFSWQKVLGGEGAHGVLILGPRAVERLETYTPAWPLPKVFRLVSKGKLAEGVFKGETINTPSMLAVEDAIFALEWGKGLGGAEGLIARSDANAAALDKIVAERNWLGHLAEDPAIRSRTSVCLTVESADADFIKKFAGLLEKEGAAYDVAGYRDAPAGLRIWCGATVDTADIEALGPWLDWAYATAKAG comes from the coding sequence ATGACTGATTTGACTGCCGCCGACGCCACCCTTGCGCCTGCGAAGCCCGCCACCAAACCGGCGCGTCCCTATTTTTCTTCCGGCCCCTGCGCCAAGCCCCCGGGCTGGTCGCCCGAGAAGCTCGCCATCGAGTCGCTCGGCCGCTCGCACCGCTCGAAGCTGGGCAAGACTCGTCTCCAATATTGCATCGACCTGATGCGCGAGCTGCTCCGCCTGCCGGACACGCATCGCATCGGCATCGTGCCGGGCTCGGATACCGGCGCCTTCGAAATGGCGATGTGGACGATGTTGGGCGCACGCCCCGTGACCACGCTCGCCTGGGAAAGCTTTGGCGAGGGCTGGGTCACCGATGCGGTCAAGCAGCTCAAGCTCGATCCCACCGTGCTGCGCGCCGACTATGGTCAGCTGCCGGACCTCAAGACTGTCGACTGGTCGAACGACGTGCTCTTCACCTGGAACGGCACCACCTCGGGCGTGCGCGTGCCGAACGGCGACTGGATCGCCGACGATCGCGAAGGCCTGAGCTTCGCCGACGCGACCTCGGCGGTGTTCGCCTACGACCTGCCCTGGGACAAGATCGACGTCGCCACCTTCTCTTGGCAGAAGGTGCTGGGCGGCGAGGGCGCGCACGGCGTGCTGATCCTCGGCCCGCGCGCGGTCGAGCGTCTCGAAACCTACACCCCCGCCTGGCCGCTGCCCAAGGTGTTCCGCCTCGTCTCCAAGGGCAAGCTTGCCGAGGGCGTGTTTAAGGGCGAGACGATCAACACGCCGTCGATGCTGGCGGTGGAAGATGCGATCTTCGCGCTCGAATGGGGCAAGGGCCTGGGCGGCGCCGAGGGGCTGATCGCCCGTTCGGACGCCAATGCCGCGGCGCTCGACAAGATCGTCGCCGAGCGCAACTGGCTCGGCCACCTCGCCGAGGATCCCGCGATCCGCTCGCGCACCAGCGTGTGCCTCACCGTCGAAAGCGCCGATGCCGACTTCATCAAGAAGTTCGCCGGCCTGCTCGAAAAGGAAGGCGCGGCCTATGACGTGGCCGGCTATCGCGATGCGCCGGCAGGCCTGCGTATCTGGTGCGGCGCGACCGTCGACACCGCCGATATCGAGGCGCTCGGCCCCTGGCTCGACTGGGCCTACGCCACCGCCAAGGCGGGCTGA
- a CDS encoding glycoside hydrolase family 130 protein, whose translation MPELFHHPLRLRADPSRVVVRPFHVAWASTNGGAPSRTERIVSEVLALSPGQARAELELVLKDFEARHWQTRRVFMTRYDEIEAMLGLDGAAIGDEKRQLLGAYFCHEYSYAAAALMNPSAVPHYDQTGMPPGSMRILMSLRAVGEGHISSVAFREGIITDGNELVLAPEPPFATAADAREPDERAMEGPVRIYRHRDSTLSGTVVFPITKAQSNGLEDLRICHFTHDDGTVEWIGTYTAYNGSGIQSELLRTHDWRGLDLVPMTGSAARNKGMALFPRKVGGKYMMLGRQDGENIFLHTSDDITHWEGGELIIKPQFPWELVQMGNCGPPIETDQGWLVLTHGVGAMRKYSIGAALLDKDDPSKVLARSRAPLLAAADQDREGYVPNVVYTCGAIRHGDSLFIPYGVADSSVAFAFAPIQALIDQME comes from the coding sequence ATGCCGGAACTGTTTCACCATCCCTTGCGGCTTCGTGCCGATCCGTCGCGCGTCGTCGTGCGGCCGTTCCACGTGGCTTGGGCGTCGACCAATGGCGGCGCGCCCAGCCGCACCGAGCGGATTGTCAGCGAGGTGCTGGCACTGTCACCGGGCCAGGCGCGTGCCGAACTCGAACTGGTCCTCAAGGATTTCGAGGCCCGCCACTGGCAGACCCGCCGCGTGTTCATGACGCGCTATGACGAGATTGAAGCGATGCTCGGCCTCGACGGCGCGGCGATCGGCGACGAGAAGCGCCAGCTGCTCGGTGCCTATTTCTGCCATGAATACAGCTATGCCGCCGCCGCGCTGATGAACCCCAGCGCGGTGCCGCATTACGATCAGACCGGCATGCCACCGGGGAGCATGCGCATCCTGATGTCGCTGCGCGCGGTCGGCGAGGGGCATATCTCCTCGGTTGCCTTCCGCGAAGGCATTATCACCGATGGCAACGAGCTGGTGCTGGCGCCCGAGCCGCCCTTCGCCACCGCTGCCGACGCCCGCGAGCCCGACGAGCGCGCGATGGAAGGCCCGGTACGCATCTACCGCCACCGCGATTCGACGCTGTCCGGCACCGTGGTGTTCCCGATCACCAAGGCCCAGTCGAACGGGCTGGAGGATCTGCGGATCTGCCATTTCACCCATGACGACGGCACGGTCGAATGGATTGGAACCTACACCGCCTATAACGGCTCGGGCATTCAGTCGGAGCTGCTGCGCACGCATGACTGGCGCGGGCTCGACCTGGTCCCGATGACGGGCAGCGCAGCACGCAACAAGGGCATGGCGCTCTTCCCGCGCAAGGTGGGCGGCAAATACATGATGTTGGGTCGGCAGGACGGCGAGAACATCTTCCTGCACACCTCGGACGACATCACCCATTGGGAGGGCGGCGAGCTGATCATCAAACCGCAATTCCCCTGGGAGCTGGTGCAGATGGGCAATTGCGGCCCGCCGATCGAGACCGATCAGGGCTGGCTGGTGCTCACCCACGGCGTCGGCGCAATGCGCAAATATTCGATCGGCGCGGCGCTGCTCGACAAGGACGATCCGTCGAAGGTGCTCGCCCGCTCCCGCGCGCCGCTGCTCGCGGCGGCCGACCAGGACCGAGAGGGCTATGTGCCCAACGTCGTCTACACCTGCGGCGCGATCCGCCACGGTGACAGCCTGTTCATCCCCTACGGCGTGGCGGACAGCTCAGTGGCGTTCGCCTTCGCGCCGATCCAGGCGCTGATCGACCAGATGGAATGA
- the sppA gene encoding signal peptide peptidase SppA, translating to MKLVRTAWKILVGIKDLLVLVLLLLFFSALFAALSHRPTPATIRDGALIVAFNGALVEQPSEADPFASVSGARAAGQVGARDVIRALDAAKTDSRVKAVVLDLDSFLGGYPATVSDVAAAVGRVRASGKPVLAYATAYTDSGYQIAANASEIWVHPMGGSLFMGPGGRQLYYKGLTEKLGINVHVYKVGKFKSAVEPYIRADMSPEAREANTALYGGLLDQWREGILKARPKARIADFLMKPDVAITAAKGDIASANKAYGLVDQLGDRIAFGKHVAQLVGAPSGARAGNFNGIKLADWLQANPLPTSGDAIGVITIAGEIVDGKGGAGTAGGDTVSKLVLDGLKDGKLKALVVRVDSPGGSAMASEQMRQAILQAKAQKLPIVVSMGGLAASGGYWVSTAGDVIFAEPNTITGSIGIFGIIPTFENSLAKIGVTTDGVESTPLTGQPSIYGGTNATVDTILQSAIEAGYGRFVGLVAASRKLTPQRVDEIGQGRVWIGGIARQIGLVDRFGGLNDAIAEAAKRANLDPAKVRPVYLAKKPNAFTAAVAGFLGALGNDDDDDGNWADAPAGSDAYARIGEERRMLLAQALGDAKRLTASGSVQARCLECMALGVPSAQPSDLALLQFAMGALK from the coding sequence GTGAAGCTGGTTCGTACCGCCTGGAAGATACTCGTCGGAATCAAGGACCTGCTCGTCCTGGTTCTGCTCCTCCTGTTCTTTTCCGCGCTGTTCGCGGCGCTGTCGCACCGGCCGACTCCGGCAACGATTCGTGATGGCGCGCTGATCGTCGCGTTCAACGGCGCGCTGGTCGAGCAGCCGAGCGAGGCGGATCCCTTCGCCAGCGTGAGCGGTGCCCGCGCCGCCGGCCAAGTGGGCGCGCGCGACGTGATCCGCGCGCTCGACGCCGCCAAGACCGACTCCCGCGTCAAGGCGGTGGTGCTCGATCTCGACAGCTTCCTCGGCGGCTATCCCGCGACGGTGAGCGACGTCGCCGCTGCGGTCGGCCGGGTTCGTGCCTCGGGCAAGCCGGTGCTTGCCTATGCCACCGCCTATACCGACAGCGGCTACCAGATCGCGGCCAATGCCAGCGAGATCTGGGTCCACCCGATGGGCGGATCGCTGTTCATGGGCCCGGGCGGCCGCCAGCTTTATTACAAGGGGCTGACCGAGAAGCTCGGCATCAACGTCCATGTCTACAAGGTCGGCAAGTTCAAGTCGGCGGTGGAGCCCTATATCCGCGCCGACATGTCGCCCGAGGCGCGCGAGGCAAACACCGCGCTCTATGGCGGCCTGCTCGACCAGTGGCGCGAGGGCATCCTGAAGGCGCGACCCAAGGCCCGCATCGCCGATTTCCTGATGAAGCCCGACGTGGCGATCACCGCCGCCAAGGGCGACATCGCCAGCGCCAACAAGGCCTATGGCCTGGTCGACCAGCTCGGCGACCGGATCGCCTTCGGCAAGCACGTCGCGCAGCTGGTCGGTGCGCCGAGCGGCGCCCGCGCGGGCAATTTCAACGGCATCAAGCTCGCCGACTGGTTGCAGGCCAATCCGCTGCCGACCAGCGGCGACGCGATCGGCGTGATCACCATCGCCGGCGAGATCGTCGACGGCAAGGGCGGCGCAGGCACAGCGGGCGGCGATACCGTCAGCAAGCTGGTGCTCGACGGGCTCAAGGACGGCAAGCTCAAGGCGCTGGTCGTCCGAGTCGATTCGCCTGGCGGCTCGGCCATGGCCTCGGAGCAGATGCGCCAGGCGATCCTCCAGGCGAAGGCGCAGAAGCTGCCGATCGTCGTCTCGATGGGCGGGCTCGCGGCGAGCGGCGGCTATTGGGTGTCGACCGCGGGCGACGTGATCTTCGCCGAGCCGAACACGATCACCGGCTCGATCGGCATCTTCGGCATCATCCCCACCTTCGAGAACAGCCTCGCCAAGATCGGCGTGACCACCGACGGGGTGGAGAGCACGCCGCTCACCGGCCAGCCGAGCATCTATGGCGGCACCAACGCCACGGTCGACACGATCCTGCAATCGGCGATCGAGGCGGGCTATGGCCGCTTCGTCGGGCTGGTCGCCGCGTCGCGCAAGCTTACCCCGCAGCGGGTCGACGAGATCGGGCAGGGCCGGGTATGGATCGGCGGCATCGCGCGGCAGATCGGCCTGGTCGATCGCTTCGGCGGGCTGAACGACGCCATCGCGGAGGCTGCCAAGCGCGCCAATCTGGATCCCGCCAAGGTGCGCCCGGTATATCTCGCCAAGAAGCCGAACGCCTTCACCGCGGCGGTTGCCGGCTTCCTCGGCGCGCTCGGCAATGACGATGACGACGATGGCAACTGGGCCGACGCGCCCGCCGGCAGCGATGCCTATGCGCGGATCGGCGAGGAGCGACGCATGCTGCTCGCCCAGGCGCTGGGGGATGCCAAGCGGCTGACCGCCAGCGGCTCGGTCCAGGCGCGCTGCCTCGAATGCATGGCGCTGGGCGTACCGAGCGCCCAGCCGAGCGACCTTGCCCTTCTCCAATTCGCCATGGGAGCCCTGAAATGA
- a CDS encoding N-acetyltransferase family protein, producing MIGIRAATPDDAAAIAAIYAPNVLTGTASFEIEPPDAATMVARMAASEGYYPWLVATNGDGVDGGVIGYAYASKFRDRPAYRYVVESSIYMADTAQRRGAGRLLYEALVDTLRAQGFIHAFGMITLPNDNSIALHEAVGFRRTGVFREAGYKHGQWIDVGIWQCELNEPTRPPEEPKPFHELGVVRA from the coding sequence ATGATCGGCATTCGCGCCGCCACGCCGGACGACGCCGCCGCGATCGCCGCCATCTATGCGCCCAATGTGCTGACCGGCACCGCCTCGTTCGAGATCGAACCGCCCGACGCCGCCACGATGGTGGCGCGGATGGCGGCGAGCGAGGGCTATTATCCCTGGCTGGTGGCCACCAATGGCGACGGCGTCGACGGCGGGGTGATCGGCTATGCCTATGCCAGCAAGTTCCGCGATCGCCCGGCCTATCGCTATGTCGTCGAAAGCTCGATCTACATGGCCGATACCGCGCAGCGCCGCGGCGCCGGGCGGCTGCTCTACGAGGCGCTGGTCGATACGCTGCGCGCGCAGGGCTTCATCCACGCCTTCGGGATGATCACCCTGCCCAACGACAATTCGATCGCGCTGCACGAAGCGGTGGGCTTCCGCCGTACCGGCGTGTTCCGCGAAGCCGGATACAAGCACGGCCAATGGATCGACGTCGGCATCTGGCAGTGCGAGCTCAACGAACCGACCCGCCCGCCCGAAGAGCCCAAGCCCTTCCACGAATTGGGCGTGGTGCGCGCCTGA
- the groES gene encoding co-chaperone GroES, with protein MNFRPLHDRVLVRRVEAEEKTAGGIIIPDTAKEKPQEGEVVAVGTGTKAEDGKVTPLDVKAGDRILFGKWSGTEVKVDGEDLLIMKESDILGIVG; from the coding sequence ATGAACTTCCGTCCGTTGCACGACCGCGTGCTCGTCCGCCGCGTCGAAGCCGAGGAAAAGACCGCCGGCGGGATCATCATCCCCGATACCGCCAAGGAAAAGCCGCAGGAAGGCGAAGTCGTCGCCGTCGGCACCGGCACCAAGGCCGAAGATGGCAAGGTGACCCCGCTGGACGTCAAGGCCGGCGACCGCATCCTGTTCGGCAAGTGGTCGGGCACCGAGGTCAAGGTCGATGGTGAAGACCTGCTGATCATGAAGGAAAGCGACATTCTCGGCATCGTCGGCTGA
- a CDS encoding ATP phosphoribosyltransferase regulatory subunit produces MTGLLPEGFHDRLPPAADAAARLETRVLGLARLYGYEQVDPPLAEFADELATRLKTGAVHNAVRFVDPVSQRSLAIRPDLTAQVGRIAATRMGHHPRPVRLCYAGQVLKLKAPALDPRRAMRQIGCELIGRDSVAAAMEIVRVAIEALQSAGVEGLAIDFTLPDLVDTLAENTLPRETLTALRERLDAKDAGGVAAIDPRYLPLIEAAGPFDGAMARLRATDAGTALASRIDGLATIAASIPAGVALTLDPTERHGFEYQTWLGFSIFARGGRGEIGRGGTYMVVHDGGREEPAVGFSLYADPILDAGMGGDARRRLFLPFGTDAVTGAALRAEGWVTVAALEAEDTPQAQLCSHELRDGVPTAL; encoded by the coding sequence ATGACTGGTCTCCTCCCCGAAGGGTTTCACGATCGATTGCCGCCTGCCGCCGATGCGGCGGCCCGCCTCGAAACGCGCGTGCTAGGGCTCGCGCGGCTCTATGGCTATGAACAGGTCGACCCGCCGCTGGCCGAATTCGCCGACGAGCTGGCGACGCGGCTCAAGACCGGCGCGGTGCATAATGCCGTGCGCTTCGTCGATCCGGTGTCACAGCGCAGCCTCGCCATCCGCCCGGACCTGACCGCACAGGTCGGCCGGATCGCCGCGACGCGCATGGGGCACCATCCACGCCCGGTGCGGCTCTGCTATGCGGGGCAGGTGCTCAAGCTCAAGGCGCCGGCGCTTGATCCGCGCAGGGCAATGCGCCAGATCGGCTGCGAGCTGATCGGGCGCGACAGCGTGGCGGCGGCGATGGAGATCGTCCGCGTCGCGATCGAGGCGCTGCAGTCGGCTGGCGTCGAGGGGCTTGCGATCGACTTCACGCTGCCTGATCTGGTCGACACACTGGCCGAGAATACGCTGCCGCGCGAGACGTTGACGGCGCTGCGCGAACGGCTCGATGCGAAGGATGCGGGCGGCGTCGCCGCGATCGATCCCAGATACCTGCCGCTGATCGAAGCCGCTGGTCCGTTCGACGGCGCCATGGCAAGGCTGCGCGCGACCGACGCCGGCACTGCGCTGGCGAGCCGGATCGACGGCCTCGCCACCATTGCCGCGAGCATTCCGGCTGGCGTGGCGCTCACGCTCGACCCCACCGAACGCCACGGCTTCGAATATCAGACCTGGCTGGGCTTCTCGATCTTCGCGCGCGGCGGCCGCGGCGAGATCGGGCGCGGCGGCACCTATATGGTGGTGCATGACGGGGGCCGCGAGGAACCGGCGGTCGGCTTCTCGCTCTACGCCGATCCGATTCTCGATGCAGGCATGGGCGGCGATGCGCGGCGGCGGCTGTTCCTGCCATTCGGTACGGATGCGGTGACCGGCGCAGCGCTGCGTGCGGAGGGCTGGGTAACGGTCGCGGCGCTGGAGGCGGAGGATACGCCCCAGGCCCAGCTGTGCAGCCACGAACTGCGCGACGGTGTGCCGACCGCGCTTTGA
- the groL gene encoding chaperonin GroEL (60 kDa chaperone family; promotes refolding of misfolded polypeptides especially under stressful conditions; forms two stacked rings of heptamers to form a barrel-shaped 14mer; ends can be capped by GroES; misfolded proteins enter the barrel where they are refolded when GroES binds) gives MAAKDVKFSRDARERILRGVDILADAVKVTLGPKGRNVVIEKSFGAPRITKDGVSVAKEIELKDKFENMGAQMVREVASKTNDIAGDGTTTATVLAQAIVREGMKSVAAGMNPMDLKRGIDLAVTKVVEDVKARSKPVSGSQEVAQVGIISANGDVEVGQKIAEAMEKVGKEGVITVEEAKGLEFELDVVEGMQFDRGYLSPYFITNPEKMAVELADPYILIHEKKLSNLQSMLPILEAVVQSGRPLLIIAEDIEGEALATLVVNKLRGGLKVAAVKAPGFGDRRKAMLEDIAVLTKGEVISEDLGIKLETVTLGMLGTAKRVTIDKDNTTIVDGAGEAESIKARTEQIRQQIEVTTSDYDREKLQERLAKLAGGVAVIKVGGATEVEVKERKDRVDDALHATRAAVEEGIVPGGGTALLYATKALDGLNGANEDQTRGIDIVRKSLTALVRQIAQNAGQDGAVVSGKLLDQADTSFGFNAATDTYENLVAAGVIDPTKVVRTALQNAASVAGLLITTEATIAELPEDKTAAPAMPGGMGGMGGMDF, from the coding sequence ATGGCAGCCAAGGACGTAAAGTTTTCGCGTGACGCTCGTGAGCGCATCCTGCGCGGCGTCGACATCCTCGCCGACGCGGTGAAGGTCACGCTGGGCCCGAAGGGCCGCAACGTCGTGATCGAGAAGAGCTTCGGCGCGCCCCGCATCACCAAGGACGGTGTGTCGGTCGCGAAGGAAATCGAGCTCAAGGACAAGTTCGAGAACATGGGCGCGCAGATGGTGCGCGAAGTGGCCTCGAAGACCAACGACATCGCCGGCGACGGCACGACCACCGCGACCGTTCTGGCGCAGGCGATCGTCCGCGAGGGCATGAAGTCGGTGGCCGCCGGCATGAACCCGATGGACCTGAAGCGTGGTATCGACCTCGCTGTCACCAAGGTTGTCGAGGACGTCAAGGCGCGCTCGAAGCCGGTTTCGGGTTCGCAGGAAGTCGCCCAGGTCGGCATCATCTCGGCGAACGGCGACGTTGAAGTCGGCCAGAAGATCGCGGAAGCGATGGAGAAGGTCGGCAAGGAAGGCGTGATCACCGTCGAAGAGGCGAAGGGTCTCGAATTCGAGCTCGACGTCGTCGAAGGCATGCAGTTCGACCGCGGCTATCTCTCGCCCTACTTCATCACCAACCCGGAGAAGATGGCGGTCGAGCTCGCGGATCCGTACATCCTGATCCACGAGAAGAAGCTGTCGAACCTGCAGTCGATGCTGCCGATCCTCGAGGCGGTCGTGCAGTCGGGTCGCCCGCTGCTGATCATCGCCGAGGACATCGAGGGCGAAGCGCTGGCGACCCTGGTCGTCAACAAGCTGCGCGGCGGCCTGAAGGTCGCAGCGGTCAAGGCACCGGGCTTCGGCGATCGTCGCAAGGCGATGCTGGAAGACATCGCCGTCCTCACCAAGGGTGAAGTGATCAGCGAAGACCTCGGCATCAAGCTCGAGACCGTCACGCTCGGCATGCTCGGCACCGCCAAGCGCGTCACCATCGACAAGGACAACACCACCATCGTCGATGGCGCCGGTGAAGCCGAGTCGATCAAGGCTCGCACCGAGCAGATCCGCCAGCAGATCGAAGTCACCACCAGCGATTACGACCGTGAGAAGCTCCAGGAGCGTCTCGCCAAGCTCGCCGGCGGCGTGGCCGTGATCAAGGTCGGCGGTGCGACCGAAGTCGAGGTGAAGGAGCGCAAGGACCGCGTCGACGACGCGCTGCACGCGACCCGTGCAGCCGTTGAAGAAGGCATCGTCCCCGGCGGCGGTACGGCCCTGCTGTACGCGACCAAGGCCCTCGACGGCCTGAACGGCGCGAACGAGGACCAGACCCGCGGCATCGACATCGTTCGCAAGTCGCTGACCGCGCTGGTGCGTCAGATCGCGCAGAATGCCGGCCAGGACGGCGCCGTCGTCTCGGGCAAGTTGCTCGACCAGGCCGACACTTCGTTCGGCTTCAACGCCGCGACCGACACCTACGAGAACCTCGTGGCTGCCGGCGTGATCGACCCGACCAAGGTGGTGCGCACCGCGCTGCAGAACGCGGCTTCGGTCGCCGGCCTGCTGATCACCACCGAGGCGACCATTGCCGAGCTGCCGGAAGACAAGACCGCAGCGCCGGCGATGCCGGGTGGCATGGGCGGCATGGGCGGCATGGACTTCTAA
- the fabI gene encoding enoyl-ACP reductase FabI, which translates to MTGLMQGKRGLIMGLANDKSLAWGIAKALHAQGAELAFSYQGDALLKRVKPLAEQVGSDFLIDCDVADMAALDATFETLAARWPTIDFVVHAIGFSDKNQLRGHYYDTTLDNFLMTMNISVYSFTAVAQRAQRMMPNGGSLLTLSYYGAEKVVPHYNVMGVAKSALETSVKYLAMDLGPENIRVNAISAGPIQTLAARGIGDFNYILKWNQLNSPLRRNVTIEDVGGAGLYLLSDLASGVTGETHHVDAGYNVIGMKAEDAPDIALA; encoded by the coding sequence GTGACCGGATTGATGCAAGGGAAGCGCGGGCTTATCATGGGCCTCGCCAACGACAAGTCGCTGGCATGGGGCATCGCCAAGGCACTGCACGCCCAGGGTGCGGAGCTGGCCTTTTCCTATCAGGGCGATGCGCTGCTCAAGCGGGTGAAGCCGCTGGCCGAGCAGGTCGGCTCCGACTTCCTGATCGATTGCGATGTGGCGGACATGGCCGCACTCGACGCCACGTTCGAGACGTTGGCGGCGCGCTGGCCGACGATCGACTTCGTCGTCCATGCGATCGGGTTCTCGGACAAGAACCAGCTGCGCGGCCATTATTACGATACCACGCTCGACAACTTCCTGATGACGATGAACATCTCGGTGTACAGCTTCACCGCAGTGGCGCAGCGCGCGCAGCGGATGATGCCCAACGGCGGCAGCCTGCTCACGCTGAGCTATTACGGCGCCGAGAAGGTGGTGCCGCACTACAACGTGATGGGTGTCGCCAAGTCGGCGCTGGAAACCTCGGTCAAATATCTGGCGATGGATCTCGGGCCGGAGAATATCCGCGTCAATGCGATCTCGGCGGGCCCGATCCAGACGCTGGCAGCGCGGGGCATCGGCGACTTCAACTATATCCTCAAGTGGAACCAGCTGAACTCGCCGCTTCGCCGCAACGTGACGATCGAGGATGTCGGCGGCGCCGGTCTCTATCTGCTGTCGGACCTCGCCTCGGGCGTCACCGGCGAGACCCACCATGTCGATGCCGGCTACAACGTGATCGGGATGAAGGCGGAAGACGCGCCGGACATCGCGCTGGCCTGA